A genome region from Nocardioides cynanchi includes the following:
- a CDS encoding PH domain-containing protein gives MELRAPSERVSPKARLMWFCTDALRAAVLMAFLVMTSGPWDWWTIPTWVLVSLGAGLLAYAVLVPQWRYLVHRWEVTDTAVYTQTGWWARERRIAPMSRVQTVDHREGAVARLFGLATVRVTTASSAGALTIEGLDRLRAVAIVADLTRMADSVPGDAT, from the coding sequence ATGGAGCTCCGGGCGCCGAGCGAGCGGGTCAGCCCGAAGGCGCGGCTGATGTGGTTCTGCACCGACGCCCTGCGCGCGGCGGTGCTGATGGCGTTCCTGGTGATGACCAGCGGGCCGTGGGACTGGTGGACCATCCCGACCTGGGTGCTCGTGTCGCTCGGCGCCGGGCTGCTGGCGTACGCCGTCCTGGTGCCGCAGTGGCGCTACCTCGTGCACCGGTGGGAGGTCACCGACACCGCGGTCTACACCCAGACCGGCTGGTGGGCCCGGGAGCGGCGGATCGCGCCGATGTCGCGGGTGCAGACCGTCGACCACCGCGAGGGTGCGGTCGCGCGGCTGTTCGGGCTGGCGACCGTGCGAGTCACCACCGCGTCGTCGGCCGGAGCCCTGACCATCGAGGGGCTCGACCGGTTGCGGGCGGTCGCGATCGTGGCCGACCTGACCCGGATGGCCGACTCGGTGCCGGGCGACGCCACGTGA
- a CDS encoding class I SAM-dependent methyltransferase has product MADQMDDGLDWAGYYAYLGDRPPRPLLVRALEEYGEVAAGAAAVDVGCGSGIETRALLDAGFSVTAIDSSPDSMRRLAQLPEHGGRLTAVPSPMEEAEIPSADLVYAGFALPFCPPHRFDDMWRSIRAAVEPGGLVAVDLFGVRDAWAAEPDLTFVTRERLADLLVGLDVRSLHEIEEEGQAYAGPKHWHRFEVVARA; this is encoded by the coding sequence ATGGCGGACCAGATGGACGACGGCCTCGACTGGGCCGGGTACTACGCCTACCTCGGTGACCGGCCCCCGCGGCCGCTGCTCGTGCGGGCCCTGGAGGAGTACGGCGAGGTGGCGGCGGGCGCCGCGGCCGTCGACGTGGGGTGCGGGTCGGGCATCGAGACCAGGGCGCTGCTGGACGCGGGGTTCTCGGTCACGGCGATCGACTCGTCTCCGGACTCGATGCGGCGCCTCGCCCAGCTGCCCGAGCACGGCGGCCGCCTGACCGCCGTACCGAGCCCGATGGAGGAGGCCGAGATCCCGAGCGCGGACCTGGTCTACGCCGGCTTCGCGCTGCCGTTCTGCCCGCCCCATCGCTTCGACGACATGTGGCGGTCGATCCGCGCGGCCGTCGAGCCCGGCGGTCTGGTCGCCGTGGACCTGTTCGGGGTCCGGGACGCGTGGGCGGCCGAGCCGGACCTGACCTTCGTCACCCGCGAGCGCCTCGCGGACCTGCTCGTCGGGCTCGACGTCCGCTCCCTCCACGAGATCGAGGAGGAGGGCCAGGCCTACGCCGGCCCCAAGCACTGGCACCGCTTCGAGGTCGTTGCCCGCGCCTGA
- a CDS encoding aminomethyltransferase family protein: MMMKTTPFYPRLNELNQTGLYGHWSGYLSAPRYDLSAKHEYFAVRNSAGFFDSSPLYKYRVTGPDSERFLAGVMTRDVRRCRPGQAMYTVWCDEAGYVLEDGVVFRHADDDWLLTSVEPNLGFLDSLVGRLRVSVEDVSADYGVLAVQGPRSRAILAKLAPEVDDLAYFGLTPAKIGSAPVTISRTGYSGDLGFEVFVEADDALGVLDKVIQAGDGQGFRPFGEDALNMVRIEAGLSLIGVEFTSARYAFTDAERFTPKELGFGWMLGKDGAALGEGRPFIGRRAIERELRDGTSRWATVGLWVDWQEFERLHLERGLVVPKDENPVPWESMLYGGAARDERVGYATSLMYSPVLQRHIGIARVLPEYAAKGSTVHLEITVDHEYLTVPATTDRMPLYNPARKTGSTVELAPISHRMEQ; this comes from the coding sequence ATGATGATGAAGACGACGCCCTTCTACCCGCGGTTGAACGAGCTGAACCAGACCGGTCTGTACGGCCACTGGTCCGGCTACCTCTCGGCGCCGCGCTACGACCTCTCCGCCAAGCACGAGTACTTCGCGGTCCGGAACTCCGCGGGGTTCTTCGACAGCTCGCCGCTGTACAAGTACCGCGTCACCGGGCCCGACTCGGAGCGCTTCCTGGCCGGCGTGATGACCCGCGACGTACGCCGGTGTCGGCCCGGCCAGGCGATGTACACCGTCTGGTGCGACGAGGCCGGCTACGTCCTCGAGGACGGCGTGGTCTTCCGGCACGCCGACGACGACTGGCTGCTCACCTCCGTCGAGCCCAACCTCGGCTTCCTCGACTCGCTGGTGGGCCGGCTGCGGGTGTCGGTCGAGGACGTCAGCGCGGACTACGGCGTCCTGGCGGTGCAGGGGCCCCGCTCGCGGGCGATCCTCGCGAAGCTGGCCCCCGAGGTGGACGACCTCGCCTACTTCGGGCTCACCCCGGCCAAGATCGGGAGTGCGCCGGTCACGATCTCGCGCACCGGCTACTCCGGTGACCTCGGCTTCGAGGTTTTCGTCGAGGCCGACGACGCCCTGGGGGTCCTCGACAAGGTCATCCAGGCCGGCGACGGGCAGGGCTTCCGTCCGTTCGGCGAGGACGCGCTCAACATGGTCCGGATCGAGGCCGGTCTGTCCCTGATCGGTGTCGAGTTCACCTCGGCCCGGTACGCCTTCACCGACGCCGAGCGGTTCACGCCGAAGGAGCTCGGCTTCGGCTGGATGCTGGGCAAGGACGGTGCGGCGCTGGGGGAGGGCCGCCCGTTCATCGGTCGCCGCGCGATCGAGCGCGAGCTGCGCGACGGCACGTCGCGGTGGGCGACGGTCGGACTGTGGGTCGACTGGCAGGAGTTCGAGCGGCTCCACCTCGAGCGGGGCCTGGTCGTGCCCAAGGACGAGAACCCGGTCCCGTGGGAGTCGATGCTCTACGGCGGGGCGGCGCGCGACGAGCGGGTCGGCTACGCCACCAGCCTGATGTACTCCCCGGTGCTCCAGCGTCACATCGGGATCGCGCGGGTGCTGCCCGAGTACGCCGCGAAGGGGTCGACCGTGCACCTGGAGATCACCGTGGACCACGAGTACCTCACCGTGCCGGCCACCACCGACCGGATGCCGCTCTACAACCCCGCGCGCAAGACCGGCTCCACCGTCGAGCTGGCCCCGATCTCTCATCGAATGGAGCAGTGA
- a CDS encoding phytoene desaturase family protein, which produces MPSAGSNTYDAIVVGGGHNGLTNAAYLAKSGLNVLVLERRGFVGGAAITEELHPGFSFTTFSYALSLLRPEIIQELELVKHGFMPLLMPTHFAPMDDGDYLLLTEDEQFNDQEIARHSKRDVDGYHRWEHDLEKVIQLAMPMFNAAPPDIFSDDPADQADVAWMMKQLRGADRKTLHDLVRFLTGSCADLMDDYFESDIVKSAIASSGIIGNKVGPMSQGSGLVLLYHLMGEQDGQHGAWGFHKGGNGGFTQVLQRAAESFGTTVRLEAPVDHVIVKDGRATGVVLTDGTEFTAPIVVSALDPRRTFTELVDPRELPSDLVEAIDRYRFQGTSAKVNFALDDLPVYPALKGRIDHFGGFVNIGPSLEYLERAYDDAKYGWYSRLPYIDGAIQSVVDPDMAPPGKHVMSCFIQYAPYELKGSDWDTEREPFGDTVQAVLETHFPGFGDLVLHREVVTPLDIERVAGLTEGNIFHGEFLAPQMYFMRPAPGYARYNTSIDGYYQCGSGTHPGGCVTGGPGKLAAQRILADRAR; this is translated from the coding sequence ATGCCCAGCGCTGGCAGCAACACCTATGACGCGATCGTCGTCGGCGGAGGCCACAACGGCCTGACCAACGCGGCGTACCTCGCGAAGTCGGGGCTGAACGTGCTCGTCCTGGAGCGCCGTGGGTTCGTCGGCGGTGCCGCGATCACCGAGGAGCTGCACCCGGGCTTCTCGTTCACGACGTTCTCCTACGCCCTGAGCCTGCTGCGGCCGGAGATCATCCAGGAGCTGGAGCTGGTCAAGCACGGCTTCATGCCGTTGCTGATGCCGACCCACTTCGCGCCGATGGACGACGGCGACTACCTCCTGCTGACCGAGGACGAGCAGTTCAACGACCAGGAGATCGCCCGGCACAGCAAGCGCGACGTGGACGGCTACCACCGCTGGGAGCACGACCTGGAGAAGGTCATCCAGCTGGCGATGCCGATGTTCAACGCCGCCCCTCCCGACATCTTCAGCGACGACCCCGCCGACCAGGCCGACGTGGCCTGGATGATGAAGCAGCTGCGCGGGGCGGACCGGAAGACCCTGCACGACCTGGTCCGGTTCCTGACCGGTAGCTGTGCAGACCTGATGGACGACTACTTCGAGTCCGACATCGTGAAGTCCGCGATCGCGTCGTCGGGGATCATCGGCAACAAGGTCGGACCGATGTCGCAGGGTTCGGGCCTGGTGCTGCTCTACCACCTGATGGGGGAACAGGACGGCCAGCACGGAGCCTGGGGCTTCCACAAGGGCGGCAACGGCGGCTTCACCCAGGTGCTGCAACGCGCCGCGGAGTCGTTCGGCACGACCGTGCGGCTGGAGGCGCCGGTCGACCACGTGATCGTCAAGGACGGCCGGGCGACCGGCGTCGTGCTGACCGACGGCACCGAGTTCACGGCCCCGATCGTGGTCAGCGCCCTCGACCCGCGCCGCACGTTCACCGAGCTGGTCGACCCGCGCGAGCTGCCCAGCGACCTGGTCGAGGCGATCGACCGCTACCGCTTCCAGGGCACCTCGGCGAAGGTCAACTTCGCCCTCGACGACCTCCCCGTCTATCCCGCGCTCAAGGGCCGGATCGACCACTTCGGCGGCTTCGTGAACATCGGCCCGTCGCTGGAGTACCTCGAGCGCGCGTACGACGACGCGAAGTACGGCTGGTACTCCCGGCTGCCCTACATCGACGGCGCGATCCAGTCAGTGGTGGACCCCGACATGGCCCCGCCGGGCAAGCACGTGATGAGCTGCTTCATCCAGTACGCGCCGTACGAGCTCAAGGGCAGCGACTGGGACACCGAGCGGGAGCCCTTCGGCGACACCGTGCAGGCGGTGCTGGAGACGCACTTCCCCGGCTTCGGCGACCTGGTGCTGCACCGCGAGGTGGTCACGCCGCTCGACATCGAGCGCGTGGCCGGGCTGACCGAGGGCAACATCTTCCACGGAGAGTTCCTGGCTCCGCAGATGTACTTCATGCGGCCGGCCCCGGGCTACGCGCGCTACAACACCTCGATCGACGGCTACTACCAGTGCGGCTCCGGCACCCACCCGGGCGGCTGCGTCACCGGCGGCCCGGGCAAGCTCGCGGCCCAGCGGATCCTGGCCGACCGGGCCCGCTGA
- a CDS encoding NAD(P)H-quinone dehydrogenase, whose amino-acid sequence MPTPTARVVIVGGGPGGYESGLVAAQLGAEVTIVDTEGLGGSAVLTDCVPSKTLIATAELMTDVAGATELGVNLGTRANSADVHVDLARVNARVKQIASDQSDDIARRLEKEGVHVVRGRGRLEGPDAVVVTDADGEPTTIPADAVLLATGAAPRTVPEAQPDGERILTWEQVYDLTELPSHLVVVGSGVTGAEFASAYLALGAEVTLVSSRDRVLPGEDADAAAVLEEVLTRRGMHVLSRSRMASVTRTGDTVTVALTDGRTVTGSHCILALGSVPNTRDLGLETAGVAIDQAGFITVDRVSRTSARGVYAAGDCTGVLMLASVAAMQGRIAMWHFLGDAVAPLDLKTVSSNVFTAPEIATVGWSQEEVDAGEIEVRAVTLPLAGNARAKMQGVHDGFVKLFCRPGTGIVVGGVVVAPRASELIHPVSIAVAESLTADQLAQAFTVYPSMSGSVAEAARRLHRV is encoded by the coding sequence ATGCCGACCCCCACCGCCCGCGTCGTGATCGTGGGCGGGGGGCCGGGTGGCTACGAGTCGGGCCTGGTGGCCGCCCAGCTGGGCGCCGAGGTCACGATCGTCGACACCGAGGGCCTCGGTGGGTCTGCGGTGCTCACCGACTGCGTGCCGAGCAAGACCCTGATCGCGACCGCGGAACTGATGACCGATGTCGCCGGTGCCACCGAGCTCGGCGTCAACCTGGGGACGCGCGCGAACTCCGCCGACGTCCACGTCGACCTGGCGCGGGTCAACGCCCGGGTCAAGCAGATCGCCTCGGACCAGTCCGACGACATCGCGCGCCGGCTGGAGAAGGAGGGCGTGCACGTCGTCCGGGGCCGGGGCCGGCTGGAGGGCCCGGACGCGGTCGTGGTCACCGACGCCGACGGTGAGCCGACCACGATCCCGGCCGACGCCGTACTCCTCGCCACGGGGGCCGCGCCCCGCACGGTGCCCGAGGCGCAGCCGGACGGCGAGCGGATCCTGACCTGGGAGCAGGTCTACGACCTGACCGAGCTGCCGAGCCATCTGGTCGTGGTGGGCTCGGGCGTGACCGGGGCGGAGTTCGCCAGCGCCTACCTGGCCCTCGGCGCGGAGGTGACCCTCGTCTCCAGCCGCGACCGGGTGCTTCCCGGCGAGGACGCCGACGCCGCTGCGGTGCTCGAGGAGGTGCTGACCCGGCGCGGCATGCACGTGCTCTCCCGCTCCCGGATGGCCTCGGTGACCCGGACCGGCGACACCGTCACCGTCGCGCTGACCGACGGCCGCACCGTGACGGGCTCCCACTGCATCCTGGCCCTCGGCTCGGTGCCCAACACCCGGGATCTCGGGCTCGAGACCGCCGGGGTGGCCATCGACCAGGCCGGGTTCATCACCGTCGACCGGGTGTCGAGGACCTCCGCCCGGGGCGTGTACGCCGCCGGCGACTGCACGGGGGTGCTGATGCTGGCCAGCGTCGCGGCGATGCAGGGCCGGATCGCGATGTGGCACTTCCTCGGTGACGCTGTCGCCCCGCTGGACCTCAAGACGGTCTCGTCCAACGTCTTCACCGCCCCCGAGATCGCCACCGTCGGCTGGTCCCAGGAGGAGGTCGACGCCGGGGAGATCGAGGTGCGCGCGGTCACCCTGCCGCTGGCCGGCAACGCCCGGGCCAAGATGCAGGGTGTGCACGACGGCTTCGTGAAGCTGTTCTGTCGACCCGGCACCGGCATCGTCGTCGGCGGCGTGGTCGTCGCGCCGCGCGCCTCCGAGCTGATCCACCCGGTCTCGATCGCGGTCGCGGAGTCGCTCACCGCCGACCAGCTGGCCCAGGCGTTCACCGTCTACCCGTCCATGAGCGGATCGGTCGCCGAGGCCGCCCGCAGGTTGCATCGCGTCTGA
- a CDS encoding SpoIID/LytB domain-containing protein, whose translation MSTLRHTSIAATGLAGLLALSGAGLGHATAAATSTPALQVPDNAVITIDGRGFGHGHGLSQYGAEGAARQGLSARKILHFYYPGTRSGQQSGRVRVLITAGIGKPTIVLAGPGLKVHDLQKGTTTPVPTRGPAARATQWRMAGDGAGGTAVSYRTGAWHVWRTLPGNGEFRSARAALTLVVGGSRTSYRGTLQSLAPVSKATHRITVNRVSLEGYVRGVVPREMPTSWHQAALQAQAVAARTYAAFEAVNPYDTRFNLCDTSSCQVYGGLSAENPRTGKAVTRTAGQVRLFHGQPAFTQFSSSNGGWTSDGGQPYLSAEKDPYDGWPGNLVHTWSTAVTSRSIEKAFPGVGNLRSIAVTQRDGNGQWGGRVEVMNLRGSKRNLVVSGDDFRSALGLRSTWFDLAKAAAG comes from the coding sequence ATGAGCACCCTCCGTCACACGTCCATCGCGGCCACCGGCCTGGCCGGCCTGCTGGCGCTGTCCGGGGCCGGGCTCGGCCACGCAACCGCCGCCGCGACCTCGACGCCCGCCCTCCAGGTGCCCGACAACGCCGTGATCACCATCGACGGCCGGGGCTTCGGGCACGGCCACGGCCTCAGCCAGTACGGCGCGGAGGGGGCGGCCCGCCAGGGGCTCAGCGCGCGGAAGATCCTGCACTTCTACTACCCGGGCACCCGCAGCGGCCAGCAGTCGGGACGGGTCCGGGTGCTGATCACCGCGGGCATCGGGAAGCCCACCATCGTGCTGGCCGGGCCTGGGCTGAAGGTGCACGACCTCCAGAAGGGGACCACCACCCCGGTCCCGACCCGAGGCCCGGCCGCCCGGGCGACCCAGTGGCGGATGGCGGGTGACGGTGCAGGCGGCACGGCGGTCTCCTACCGCACCGGCGCGTGGCACGTGTGGCGCACCCTGCCGGGCAACGGCGAGTTCCGGTCCGCCCGCGCTGCCTTGACCCTCGTCGTCGGCGGCAGCCGGACCAGCTACCGCGGCACCTTGCAGTCGCTGGCGCCGGTCAGCAAGGCCACCCACCGGATCACCGTGAACCGGGTCTCGCTCGAGGGCTACGTGCGCGGCGTCGTACCCCGGGAGATGCCGACGTCGTGGCACCAGGCCGCGCTCCAGGCCCAGGCGGTCGCCGCCCGGACCTACGCCGCGTTCGAGGCGGTCAACCCCTACGACACCCGGTTCAACCTGTGTGACACCAGCAGCTGCCAGGTCTACGGCGGGCTCTCCGCGGAGAACCCTCGCACCGGCAAGGCGGTCACCAGGACCGCCGGGCAGGTGCGCCTCTTCCACGGGCAGCCGGCGTTCACCCAGTTCTCGTCCAGCAACGGCGGCTGGACCTCCGACGGCGGGCAGCCCTACCTCAGCGCCGAGAAGGACCCGTACGACGGGTGGCCCGGCAACCTGGTGCACACCTGGAGCACCGCGGTGACGTCCCGGTCGATCGAGAAGGCGTTCCCCGGTGTGGGCAACCTCCGGTCGATCGCGGTCACCCAGCGAGACGGCAACGGCCAGTGGGGTGGCCGCGTCGAGGTGATGAACCTGCGGGGCAGCAAACGGAACCTCGTGGTCAGCGGTGACGACTTCCGCAGCGCCCTCGGGCTCCGCTCCACCTGGTTCGACCTGGCCAAGGCCGCCGCCGGCTGA
- a CDS encoding TetR/AcrR family transcriptional regulator: MTERAPGPRARARAQTIDDIKRVARLHLATAGADLSLRSVARELGMVSSAVYRYFESRDALLTAIIIDAYDEMGEAVERAESGVRRSDLRGRWQAAGHAVRDWSRGHPAEYGLLYGTPVPGYSAPEDTIGPASRPVVVMTAILRDGLERGILVPAPHERLPATTRADLEGITEVPGFDGVTPAILARGMGVWAALFGLVSFELFGRLTNAVHDYDAWFDYQLRLLTRELGL; this comes from the coding sequence ATGACGGAGCGAGCTCCCGGACCCCGCGCCCGGGCCAGGGCCCAGACCATCGACGACATCAAGCGGGTCGCGCGCCTTCATCTGGCCACCGCCGGGGCCGACCTCTCCCTGCGCTCGGTCGCCCGGGAGCTCGGCATGGTCTCCTCGGCCGTCTACCGCTACTTCGAGAGCCGCGACGCGTTGCTCACGGCGATCATCATCGACGCGTACGACGAGATGGGCGAGGCGGTCGAGCGCGCGGAGTCCGGCGTACGTCGCAGCGACCTGCGTGGGCGTTGGCAGGCCGCCGGGCACGCCGTGCGGGACTGGAGCCGCGGCCACCCGGCCGAGTACGGCCTGCTCTACGGCACCCCGGTGCCGGGGTACTCCGCGCCCGAGGACACGATCGGCCCGGCCAGCCGCCCGGTGGTCGTGATGACCGCCATCCTCCGGGACGGGCTCGAGCGCGGGATCCTGGTTCCGGCCCCCCACGAACGGCTGCCGGCCACCACCCGCGCCGACCTCGAGGGGATCACCGAGGTGCCGGGCTTCGACGGCGTGACACCCGCGATCCTCGCCCGCGGCATGGGCGTGTGGGCAGCGCTCTTCGGACTGGTCAGCTTCGAGCTGTTCGGCCGGCTCACCAACGCGGTGCACGACTACGACGCGTGGTTCGACTACCAGCTGCGCCTGCTCACCCGCGAGCTCGGCCTCTGA
- a CDS encoding biotin carboxylase N-terminal domain-containing protein, whose protein sequence is MQKVLIANRGEIAVRVIRACKDAGIGSVAVYAEPDRDALFVRLADEAHSLHGTTPADSYLDIDKIVKVALDTGADSVHPGYGFLAENRGFAQAVLDAGLVWIGPPPEAIESLGDKVRARHIAEKVGAPLVAGTKDPLEGPEEAVAFAREHGLPIAIKAAFGGGGRGLKVAREIDEVADMFESAVREAVSAFGRGECFVEKYLDQPRHVETQCLADQHGNVVVVSTRDCSLQRRHQKLVEEAPAPYLTADQVAKLYASSKAILREAGYVGAGTCEFLVGQDGTISFLEVNTRLQVEHPVSEEVTGLDLVREMFRIAAGEELGYDDPEVSGHAIEFRINAEDGGNNFMPAPGTLSRWEPPSGPGVRVDGGYVAGETIPGAFDSLIAKLIVSGRDRTQALERARRALAEFVVDGMPTVIPFHRAVVDDPAFVGEGTDTDGHFSVYTSWIETEFDNRITPYAGAVADGADPDERQTVVVEVGGRRIEVSLPGGLGSVGSAGSGGGARKPKRSSAKRAGAAASGDSVTSPMQGTIVKVAVEEGQAVAEGDVIVVLEAMKMEQPLKAHKAGTVTGLQAEVGATVTNGAVVCELKD, encoded by the coding sequence CTGCAGAAGGTCCTGATCGCCAACCGCGGCGAGATCGCCGTCCGCGTGATCCGCGCCTGCAAGGACGCCGGCATCGGCAGTGTCGCGGTGTACGCCGAGCCCGACCGTGACGCGCTGTTCGTGCGGCTGGCCGACGAGGCCCACAGCCTGCACGGCACCACGCCCGCCGACTCCTACCTCGACATCGACAAGATCGTGAAGGTCGCCCTCGACACCGGCGCCGACTCCGTGCACCCGGGCTACGGCTTCCTGGCGGAGAACCGAGGGTTCGCCCAGGCCGTGCTGGACGCCGGGCTGGTCTGGATCGGGCCGCCGCCCGAGGCGATCGAGAGTCTCGGCGACAAGGTCAGGGCGCGCCACATCGCGGAGAAGGTCGGCGCTCCCCTGGTCGCCGGCACCAAGGACCCCCTCGAGGGACCCGAGGAGGCCGTCGCCTTCGCCCGGGAGCACGGCCTGCCGATCGCGATCAAGGCGGCGTTCGGCGGCGGCGGGCGAGGCCTCAAGGTGGCCCGCGAGATCGACGAGGTCGCCGACATGTTCGAGTCGGCGGTGCGTGAGGCCGTCAGCGCCTTCGGTCGCGGCGAGTGCTTCGTGGAGAAGTACCTCGACCAGCCGCGCCACGTCGAGACCCAGTGCCTCGCCGACCAGCACGGCAACGTCGTGGTGGTCTCGACCCGCGACTGCTCGCTCCAGCGCCGCCACCAGAAGCTGGTCGAGGAGGCCCCCGCGCCGTACCTCACCGCCGACCAGGTCGCGAAGCTCTACGCGTCGTCCAAGGCGATCCTGCGCGAGGCGGGGTACGTCGGAGCAGGCACCTGCGAGTTCCTGGTCGGCCAGGACGGCACGATCAGCTTCCTCGAGGTCAACACCCGGCTCCAGGTCGAGCACCCGGTCTCCGAGGAGGTCACCGGCCTCGACCTGGTCCGCGAGATGTTCCGGATCGCGGCGGGCGAGGAGCTGGGCTACGACGACCCGGAGGTCTCGGGGCACGCGATCGAGTTCCGGATCAACGCCGAGGACGGCGGCAACAACTTCATGCCCGCGCCGGGCACGCTGTCCCGCTGGGAGCCGCCGAGCGGGCCCGGCGTCCGGGTCGACGGCGGTTACGTCGCGGGCGAGACGATCCCCGGAGCCTTCGACTCGCTGATCGCCAAGCTGATCGTGAGCGGTCGCGACCGCACCCAGGCGCTGGAGCGCGCGCGCCGGGCGTTGGCGGAGTTCGTGGTCGACGGGATGCCGACGGTGATCCCGTTCCACCGCGCGGTGGTCGACGACCCGGCGTTCGTCGGCGAGGGCACCGACACCGACGGTCACTTCTCCGTCTACACGTCGTGGATCGAGACCGAGTTCGACAACCGGATCACGCCGTACGCCGGAGCCGTCGCCGACGGCGCCGACCCCGACGAGCGGCAGACCGTCGTGGTCGAGGTCGGTGGCCGGCGGATCGAGGTGTCGCTCCCCGGTGGCCTCGGCTCGGTCGGGAGCGCCGGCTCCGGTGGCGGCGCCCGCAAGCCCAAGCGGTCGTCGGCGAAGCGGGCCGGCGCGGCCGCGAGCGGCGACTCGGTGACCAGCCCGATGCAGGGCACGATCGTGAAGGTCGCCGTCGAGGAGGGCCAGGCGGTCGCCGAGGGCGACGTGATCGTGGTCCTGGAGGCGATGAAGATGGAGCAGCCGCTCAAGGCGCACAAGGCGGGCACGGTCACCGGCCTGCAGGCGGAGGTCGGAGCCACGGTCACCAACGGAGCCGTCGTCTGCGAGCTCAAGGACTGA
- a CDS encoding PH domain-containing protein — protein MTPGREGGSAEAADWQRLDRRMLMVHPVKELGRFLPIVIALVFFGRSGSTEGPWGLVGVGIPIVLGLLRYVTTTYRIAEGRVELRHGLVNKQVLSTPLDRVRTVDLSASPIHRLLGLVTVRIGTGSSSIKGDERLVLDGLSQVAAEQLRSTLLRVSPSADPDAPPEAPARVVLRLDPSWVRFAPLTTSGLVIAGAALGFVTQAMHTLQISPRVNTDQVARAGLALLIVGGVVGVLVVLCVLSIVGYVVTNFGFVLSHVPTGALPTSRRDGSWHLRRGLFTTRETSLDDARVSGVTVGEPIGLRLAGGGRLSAIVTGLGKKQAGSSLLVPPAPRTEVDRVAVEVLGVPGPVFGPLRRHGPLAVRRRWVRALVPAAAVAAVCVVLTREVSGWFTLGAPTALVVVGLALAIDRVRGLGHALVDGHLVARSGSLDRRREALATPSVIGWNLRATWFQRRAGLTDLTATTAGGRQRVRVLDIPAPDATALASTAQPGLLDQFLV, from the coding sequence GTGACGCCGGGTCGCGAGGGCGGCTCCGCCGAGGCTGCGGACTGGCAGCGGCTCGACCGCCGGATGCTGATGGTCCACCCGGTCAAGGAGCTCGGTCGCTTCCTGCCGATCGTGATCGCGCTGGTGTTCTTCGGCCGCTCCGGGTCCACCGAGGGCCCCTGGGGGCTGGTCGGGGTGGGCATCCCGATCGTGCTCGGCCTGCTGCGCTACGTGACCACGACCTACCGGATCGCCGAGGGGCGGGTCGAGCTGCGGCACGGGCTGGTCAACAAGCAGGTGCTCTCCACGCCGCTGGACCGGGTCCGGACCGTCGACCTGAGTGCCTCGCCGATCCACCGGCTGCTCGGGCTGGTCACGGTGCGGATCGGGACCGGGAGCTCCTCGATCAAGGGTGACGAGCGGCTGGTCCTGGACGGGCTGTCGCAGGTCGCGGCCGAGCAGCTGCGCAGCACGCTGCTCCGGGTGTCGCCGTCCGCCGACCCCGACGCCCCGCCAGAGGCCCCGGCACGCGTCGTACTCCGGCTGGACCCGTCGTGGGTGCGCTTCGCGCCGCTCACGACCTCGGGCCTGGTCATCGCCGGCGCGGCCCTCGGCTTCGTGACCCAGGCGATGCACACGCTGCAGATCTCGCCGCGCGTCAACACCGACCAAGTGGCGCGCGCGGGTCTCGCGCTGCTGATCGTGGGCGGGGTCGTCGGCGTGCTGGTGGTGCTGTGCGTGCTGTCGATCGTCGGCTACGTCGTCACCAACTTCGGCTTCGTGCTGTCCCACGTCCCGACCGGGGCGCTTCCGACCAGCCGGCGGGACGGCTCGTGGCACCTGCGACGGGGTCTCTTCACCACCCGGGAGACCAGCCTGGACGACGCCCGGGTGAGCGGAGTGACCGTCGGCGAGCCGATCGGGCTGCGGCTGGCCGGCGGTGGGCGCCTGTCCGCGATCGTGACCGGGCTCGGCAAGAAGCAGGCCGGCTCGTCGCTCCTCGTGCCACCGGCACCGCGGACCGAGGTCGACCGGGTGGCCGTGGAGGTGCTCGGCGTCCCCGGGCCTGTGTTCGGCCCGCTGCGCCGGCACGGACCCCTGGCCGTACGCCGGCGCTGGGTCCGGGCGCTGGTGCCCGCCGCCGCGGTCGCCGCCGTCTGTGTGGTCCTGACCCGCGAGGTGTCGGGGTGGTTCACCCTCGGGGCGCCGACCGCCCTGGTGGTCGTCGGCCTCGCGCTCGCGATCGACCGCGTCCGTGGCCTGGGCCACGCGCTGGTCGACGGTCACCTCGTCGCCCGCTCGGGCAGCCTCGACCGTCGTCGGGAGGCGCTGGCCACGCCGTCCGTGATCGGCTGGAACCTGCGCGCCACGTGGTTCCAGCGCCGCGCCGGCCTGACCGACCTCACCGCGACCACCGCCGGCGGCCGGCAGCGGGTCCGGGTGCTCGACATCCCCGCGCCCGACGCGACCGCCCTGGCCAGCACCGCCCAGCCGGGCCTGCTCGACCAGTTCCTCGTCTGA